From Fundulus heteroclitus isolate FHET01 chromosome 14, MU-UCD_Fhet_4.1, whole genome shotgun sequence, the proteins below share one genomic window:
- the LOC105929766 gene encoding diamine acetyltransferase 2: MDFSIRAANVEDCKDIARMIRELAEYEKVADHVRVTQRDLEQDGFSKNPFFHGIVAEVPEQHRTKEGHTKIGYALYFYSYSSWTGRAIYMEDLYVMPEFRGTGIGKALMSKVAQLGLAAGCNQLNFTVLDWNKSSLDFYLSQGCFDITDKMGYHCMRCEGEALEHLAQP; the protein is encoded by the exons ATGGACTTCTCCATCAGAGCCGCGAACGTGGAGGACTGCAAGGACATCGCGCGGATGATCAGG GAACTGGCAGAGTACGAGAAGGTGGCTGACCATGTTCGAGTTACACAGAGAG ACTTGGAGCAAGACGGCTTTTCCAAGAACCCGTTCTTTCACGGGATCGTCGCGGAGGTGCCGGAACAGCACAGAACCAAAGAAG GCCACACGAAGATTGGCTATGCACTTTACTTCTATTCCTATAGCTCCTGGACGGGCAGAGCCATTTACATGGAGGACTTGTATGTGATGCCAGAATTTCGAG GGACGGGCATCGGCAAAGCACTTATGAGCAAGGTAGCACAG CTCGGACTGGCAGCTGGATGCAACCAGCTCAACTTTACGGTTCTGGACTGGAACAAGTCATCTCTGGACTTTTACCTCAGCCAAGGCTGCTTCGACATCACAGATAAAATGGGCTACCACTGCATGCGCTGTGAGGGCGAGGCCCTGGAGCACCTGGCACAACCTTAA
- the si:dkey-19b23.8 gene encoding uncharacterized protein si:dkey-19b23.8 yields MIGKRPVEDQLDSSSCTPPKASSKPNLKGAMALGSLSLMQTLRNSPAAFRRRFRRDRTESLSHGDPLFKVHYLGTVKIFSLDREQAQEAISHLTEGIAGGKKLGKDHALVVRPRYVEVKELSTGRQLTKTYLQDIAYCAADVGRPNVFLYICKHQGQQLQCRVFWCSRAERARDMTACLARSFQRALNDWQDGSASLPPGEGAGGRLEAASNAPPIAKSCTLPAGLGKVRWKRRGSASRSPLRGITRRGSASDSWS; encoded by the exons ATGATTGGAAAACGCCCCGTGGAGGACCAGCTCGACTCGAGCAGCTGCACCCCACCTAAAGCCTCCTCCAAGCCCAACCTGAAGGGCGCCATGGCCCTCGGCAGCTTGAGCCTCATGCAGACCCTCAGGAACTCCCCCGCCGCCTTCCGCCGCCGCTTCCGCCGGGACCGCACCGAGTCGCTGTCCCACGGCGACCCTCTGTTCAAAGTCCACTACCTCGGCACGGTGAAGATCTTCTCTCTCGACCGCGAGCAGGCCCAGGAGGCCATCTCCCACCTGACGGAGGGGATCGCCGGCGGCAAGAAGCTGGGCAAGGACCACGCCCTGGTGGTGCGGCCGCGCTACGTGGAGGTCAAGGAGCTGAGCACGGGGCGGCAGCTGACCAAGACGTACCTGCAGGACATCGCGTACTGCGCGGCCGACGTCGGCCGGCCCAACGTCTTCCTGTACATCTGCAAGCACCAGGGCCAGCAGCTGCAGTGCCGGGTGTTCTGGTGCAGCCGGGCGGAGCGGGCGCGGGACATGACCGCCTGCCTGGCGCGCTCCTTCCAGAGGGCGCTGAACGACTGGCAGGACGGCTCGGCCTCGCTGCCGCCAGGAGAGGGCGCCGGCGGGCGTCTGGAGGCGGCTTCAAACGCTCCGCCCATCGCCAAGAGCTGCACGCTGCCAGCTGGTCTGGGAAAAG TTCGCTGGAAGAGAAGGGGTTCTGCGTCCCGGAGCCCCCTCAGAGGCATCACCAGAAGAGGCTCGGCCTCCGACAGCTGGAGCTGA